The genomic window TTGTAACTGCATTAACAAAAACTGAGATTGAGGCACATATAAAAGGTAAGTTAGGATATGATAAGATTCCTGATACAGATCCAGATAAAGCTACAAAACAAGCAGAAATAGAAAAAAAAGCTAAAGAAGAGACTATAAAAATTATTGGGAATTCAACCATTAACATAAAAGCACCAGCAGTAGATGCTACTGCTGACAAGAGTAAATATGAATGGTCATTTAATGTAAGAGCAGAAGGAGACAAAAAAATAAGAAGTTTCTCTATAGAAAAAGACGGTATATTAAAAGCAGTTCTTGATGATGGTACTGTTAGTGCACTGGGACAAATTGGTATGGCATCTTTCAAAAACCCAGCTGGTTTAACTAAGCTTGGAAAGAATATGCTTCAAAATAGTGCAAACTCAGGAGAACCTATAGTGAGAAGTGGAATAGGCTCAGATCCTGCTTATGATAATGGAGATGGATATGGAGATATGCTTCAAGGGATGCTTGAAATGTCAAACATTGACTTAGCAGAACAATTTACAGATATGATAGTTACAACAAGAGCTTTCCAAGCAGCAGGAAAAATGATATCCACAGGAGATGAAATTCTTCAAGATATTATTAACTTAAAAAGATAGTTAAATTAGTTTGAAAAGATATCTAATTTAATTATCAGAATCCAATAGACAGTTACGGGGACAAGGTGTTAATATTTAGATACTAAGTAGTTAGGAGTTTGAAAAATCGCTAGTAGCTAGTCACTAATTGCTAAAAGAGATAAAATAAGCTTCTAAATAAATAAGTTAGAGAGTAGGAAAAGGTATTAGGTTGTAGGTACTAGAAAAGGATATTTTGCTAGGGCAAAATGTTAAAAAATCGCTAGTTGCTAGTCACTAATCGCTAAAATAGCTACTAATGCTTTTAAATAAGGCATTTAGCGACTAGAGATTAGAATAGGCGGAGGTCTGGAGCATTTGATAAAATGTTTTACCCAAGTTAAAATCCACCTAGGACCTACAATTTAGCACCTAAAAAAAGGGGTGTTTTTATGATAAAACTTACGGGATTAAACCATAAGGAAATGTTTTTAAATGCAGATCACATTGAAAAAATGGAAGAAGTACCTGAAACCCTAATAACTTTAACAAATGGGAAGAAATATATTGTACTTGAATCTAATGAGGAAGTTCTTAATAAAGTGGTGGAGTACAAAAGAAAAATTTTCACGCTAGGTTTATAGGAGGAGTTTGTAATGAAAAGACAGGATGTACTTACGCTGGTAGGTTTAGTAGTTGGATTTGGATTGGTTCTTTTTGGTATGTTAAATGGTGGAACAGTAGGCATGTTTGTTGACCCATCTTCTATAGCCATTACTGTTGGGGGATCTTTTGGAGCACTTTTGATTACATATCCAATATCAGAATTTAAGAGAGTAGGAAAGGTAATAGTTCAATCTTTTAAAGAAAGTAGCATGTCTGGATTAGATATAATAAATAAGTTTTCAGATGTGTCAAAGAAAGCTAGAAGAGAAGGGCTATTATCTCTTGAAGGAGATATAGAAACCATAGATGATGCTTTCTTAAAGAAAGGACTTCAGATGGTGGTTGATGGATTAGAGCCAGAAACCATAAGAGATATAATGGAACTTGAAATTGAGGAAATGGAAAAAAGACATAAAGTAGGTTCAGCAGTTTTTAGAACATGGGCTGGATATGCACCTGCTTTTGGTATGTTAGGTACTCTTATTGGACTTATACAAATGCTTGCAAATCTTAATGATCCAGCTGCTCTTGGTCCAGGAATGAGTAAAGCACTTATAACAACTTTTTATGGTTCTTTATTAGGAAGTTTAATTTTAAATCCTACAGCAGGTAACTTAGAATATAAGAGTGGGGTAGAAGCAACGCTTCGTGAAATGGTAGTAGAAGGCGTACTTGCCATCCAGTCAGGAGTAAATCCTAGAATAGTAGAAGAAAAGCTTGTGTCATATTTGAATCCAGAAGATAAGAAAAAATTCCTTCAAATTCAAGCAAGTGGTGAGGTGGGAGAAGATGTCTAGAAGAAAGAAAGGTCAACAAGAGGAGACAAAAGCAAATGAAGATTGGTTGGCAACTTATGCTGATACTATAACATTGCTAATGACATTCTTTGTACTACTTTATGCTTTTTCAATGGTAGATCAAAACAAGTTTCAGCAACTGGCTGCTTCAATGAATTCTGTTTTAACGGGAAATAATGCTACATCAATATTGGAAATGAATACTTCAGGCGATGTTCCTGTTACAGGTTCACCAGTAAATATGGGACCAAAGCAAACGGGAAATACTGAAAAAGAAAGTATGTACAATAAAATTAAAGCCTTTGTAGATAGCAATAAATTAAAGGATACAATTGAAATACGTAAAGATGGCAGAGGGGTAGTAATGGAGCTTAAGGATAATGTTTTATTTGATACTGCAGAAGCTGATATTAAGGAAAACAGTAAGCCAATATTAGATAAAATTAATTCTCTTTTAGCTACAGTCCCAAATGAAATTATAGTAGAAGGGCATACAGATAATATTCCCATTAGAAACTATAAATATGCTAGTAACTGGGAACTATCTACTCAAAGAGCTGTTAATGTTTTAAAATATTTTGTGGAAGCGAAGGGGCAGAATCCTAAAAGATTTCAGGCAGCTGGTTATGGGGAATATCGCCCTATAGCAAAAAATGATAATGATACTAATAGAGCAAAAAATAGAAGAGTTAATATACTAATTACAGCAGGGGAAAAGGAGAAGAAATAATATGAGTGAAGCAACAAATAAAGAAACTGGAAAAAAAGGAAATATACTTAAAATTGCAATTATTATTTTACTTGCTGCAGTTCTTGTTGGAGGGGGAACTTTTGGTGGCTATTATGTTTCAACAAAATTAAGTTCTCAAAAAACTAAGATAAATGTTGTGAAAAGTGAGGTTGTTAACAAAAGAACTTTTGCTTTAGATGAATTTTTAATAAACTTAAAATCAGAGAATGCTCAAAGATTTATTAAAGCTAAAATATTTGTAGGCTATGCAGGTGAAAAACAAGATAAAAAGTTTGAAGAAGAATTAACAGATAAAAAAGCTATTCTAAGAGATAATATTAATTCAATATTAAGAAACAAGAAACCAGAAGAGTTTACAGATAGCGGAATTCAAAAGATGAAGGAAGAAATAAAGCAAAAAATCAATCCGTTTCTAAAAAAAGGCGAAATAACAGATGTTTATTTTTCAGATATATTAGTTCAATAGGGAAGCAGTGATATTATATGGGAGCAAAGGATACTATAGGAGCTTTTATCCAAGTAATTATTTTTTTACCTTTTATAATATTTCTAATATACCTTTTTAGTAAGTATGGGGGAGAGAAACTTCAAAGTTTACAAAATGGAAGATATATGAAAATATTAGATAGAATGCCTTTATCTAAAGATAATTCTATATTAATTACTAAAATAGGAGAAAAAGGCTATTTAATATCTTCCAGCCAAGGTAGAGTGGAGATTTTAAGAGAGTTAGATGAAAATGAAATAAAGAAAATTGAGGAAGATAAAAATTTGAATACTAATACAAACTTGAAAGAAGTTATTACAAAATTCAAATTTAAAAAGGAAGATAAATAATGAGGAAAAATAAAACTGTTTTAATAATATTGGTATCATTATTTACCATATTATTTTTAACTAAAATTAATGCTTATGCAGAACCAAGTACAATATCTGTTCCTAAAATAGACATTTCTGTAGATAAAGCATCAACACCTAAGGAATATGTAGGTAATATAAAGCTTCTAATTATGCTTACAGTTATATCACTATTACCTTCCTTTATAGTTATGATGACAAGTTTTACTAGAATAATTGTTGTATTTGGATTTATGAAAAATGCTCTTGGAACACAGCAAGCACCTCCTAGCCAAGTTTTGGTTGGACTTGCCATATTTTTAACTATTTTCATAATGGCACCCACATATAGTAAAATAAATAATGATGCGGTTAAACCATTTCTAGAAAATAAAATAAATCAGCAACAGGCTGTTGAAAAAAGTTCAAAGCCCTTAAGAGATTTTATGCTAAAACAAACAAGAAAAAAGGATTTAGAATTGTTTGTAGAAATATCAAAAGTAGACAAGACAAATTTAAATGAACAAAATGTTCCTTTATATATAGTAGTACCATCATTTATAATAAGTGAGCTGAAGACTGCTTTTAAAATTGGATTTTTATTATTTATTCCATTTTTAATAATTGATATTGTGGTAGCAAGTGTTCTTATGTCTATGGGTATGTTTATGCTTCCACCGGTTATGATTTCTTTGCCTTTTAAAATATTGTTATTTGTAATGGTGGATGGATGGTATCTTCTTGTTAAATCTTTAATTATGAGCTATTCGTGAGGTGTTTTAAATGAGTGAGGAAATGGTTATTGGAATTTTAAAAGATGCAATGATGACAGGGATGAAAGCAGCTGCACCTATATTAATAGTATCTATAGTTGTAGGGCTTATTGTAAGTATTTTTCAAGCTACAACTCAAATACAGGAGCAAACATTAACTTTTGTTCCAAAGCTTATTGCAGTTGCTTTAGTTGGGCTTTTAACAGCTAGGTTTATGCACCATACAGTAATGAGTTTTACACAAA from Clostridium sp. MB40-C1 includes these protein-coding regions:
- the fliO gene encoding flagellar biosynthetic protein FliO, whose product is MGAKDTIGAFIQVIIFLPFIIFLIYLFSKYGGEKLQSLQNGRYMKILDRMPLSKDNSILITKIGEKGYLISSSQGRVEILRELDENEIKKIEEDKNLNTNTNLKEVITKFKFKKEDK
- a CDS encoding flagellar motor protein MotB, which encodes MSRRKKGQQEETKANEDWLATYADTITLLMTFFVLLYAFSMVDQNKFQQLAASMNSVLTGNNATSILEMNTSGDVPVTGSPVNMGPKQTGNTEKESMYNKIKAFVDSNKLKDTIEIRKDGRGVVMELKDNVLFDTAEADIKENSKPILDKINSLLATVPNEIIVEGHTDNIPIRNYKYASNWELSTQRAVNVLKYFVEAKGQNPKRFQAAGYGEYRPIAKNDNDTNRAKNRRVNILITAGEKEKK
- the fliP gene encoding flagellar type III secretion system pore protein FliP (The bacterial flagellar biogenesis protein FliP forms a type III secretion system (T3SS)-type pore required for flagellar assembly.) → MRKNKTVLIILVSLFTILFLTKINAYAEPSTISVPKIDISVDKASTPKEYVGNIKLLIMLTVISLLPSFIVMMTSFTRIIVVFGFMKNALGTQQAPPSQVLVGLAIFLTIFIMAPTYSKINNDAVKPFLENKINQQQAVEKSSKPLRDFMLKQTRKKDLELFVEISKVDKTNLNEQNVPLYIVVPSFIISELKTAFKIGFLLFIPFLIIDIVVASVLMSMGMFMLPPVMISLPFKILLFVMVDGWYLLVKSLIMSYS
- a CDS encoding motility protein A, giving the protein MKRQDVLTLVGLVVGFGLVLFGMLNGGTVGMFVDPSSIAITVGGSFGALLITYPISEFKRVGKVIVQSFKESSMSGLDIINKFSDVSKKARREGLLSLEGDIETIDDAFLKKGLQMVVDGLEPETIRDIMELEIEEMEKRHKVGSAVFRTWAGYAPAFGMLGTLIGLIQMLANLNDPAALGPGMSKALITTFYGSLLGSLILNPTAGNLEYKSGVEATLREMVVEGVLAIQSGVNPRIVEEKLVSYLNPEDKKKFLQIQASGEVGEDV
- the fliQ gene encoding flagellar biosynthesis protein FliQ — translated: MSEEMVIGILKDAMMTGMKAAAPILIVSIVVGLIVSIFQATTQIQEQTLTFVPKLIAVALVGLLTARFMHHTVMSFTQRIFDIISTITA
- the fliL gene encoding flagellar basal body-associated protein FliL; this translates as MSEATNKETGKKGNILKIAIIILLAAVLVGGGTFGGYYVSTKLSSQKTKINVVKSEVVNKRTFALDEFLINLKSENAQRFIKAKIFVGYAGEKQDKKFEEELTDKKAILRDNINSILRNKKPEEFTDSGIQKMKEEIKQKINPFLKKGEITDVYFSDILVQ
- a CDS encoding flagellar FlbD family protein, translated to MIKLTGLNHKEMFLNADHIEKMEEVPETLITLTNGKKYIVLESNEEVLNKVVEYKRKIFTLGL